The genomic segment TGTCCAACGTCTATAAAAACGTCAGACatggcactaaccgacgtctacgggCACTATAAAGACATCGGACATGGCACGAACcaacgtctaagggcactatagacgtcaggCATGGCATTAACCAACGTCTACTaagttttcattgtgttttaatgcagttttgctcgtgtctttgggtagcgtagtagtacctccttcctttgctagtttcttcgtaagaaaaaattacgTCTTTTCGATCTCTTCtagcatttcaacccaaaagggAACTTGGGCcattgcctagttccattccaaccgcCAAAGAAAAGGAATATGGTGACATgaaaactaggcaaggaccTAGGTTCATCTTTAGGTTACAATGCCATAAGATATCCAAAAGACCCAAGCTTTTCTTACAAGGAAATTAGCAAAcagagaaggtgcactacgatACCCAAAGAGACGAGAaaaaactacaccaaaacacaacaaaaactcattttaatcggttcaaacgaaagataatacatcaaagactactttaatcggagtaaaagtaagtttaaacagttcaaaagagataaaactcaCTTGGAAATGTAATGCCGTAGAGAGAAAAGGCGaaagaagacgatgaagtgtGCGTAACTGCTGATTCGAAATGTCTTATTTAACAGGAAATAAGATGTTAGTTGCCCCAGCGACCGACGTCTATTCTCGAATATACGTCGGGGAcctcactaatgtgacgtccattcaatttaaaaattaatatttgtggtATATATAGACGTTGATTGTAGGGGAGCTGACATCTATAatcacatatagacgtcggggtggCGAGATCAAACATCTAGAtggcggaaagaaatgactttgcACCTACCTAtcaaacatatagacgtcggttcggagggccttgacgtctataatattatacacgtcggtgcccctcctaaccgacgtctatatggcggaaataaatgacttttcacctacccgTCAGACATATAAATGTCAGTTAgtaggggccccgacgtctataatattatagacgtctggGCCCCTACTAATTGACATTTACATACccaacttatttaagaaaatgccaccggtcaatAATTTATGTTGGGTGTTTTCTGGTCCGACATCTATGAGGTGACGTTAAAACCCAATTACACACTAGTGATATATTACATAgatctttcaaataattatgtAGTGTTGTTATGTTGCAAGACTCCTTGGTTaagcagagctcccaaggtcaattcacacAAGAAGGTCGTCAAGATATTTTTGCCACAGCTATTGGATGACCTGAGCACCTAGAACGGGTGCATGTTGTTGGGACTGGCATAAGCATACGACAGTTCTTTGGGTCTTCCTCGCATTTATCTTCATATGGATTAAGTAAAGAGTATGAACAAAAGCTGAAGAAGGAAATAAGAAAAGAGATGATGCAGATCAGGCAGAGTTGTATGATGAAGTTGCTGAAATGGTTGCGCGCTAGTTCAAGCAGCGTTAGGAGGATTATGGCAATTGTCCTCTGCCATCTCCTGTAGCGGAACATGTTGTGCCCTctacaggtaaacttaataatcatggttttttactaatttattttttttataacctaACATTTAATCTAACAGGTAGAAGCGACAAAGGAAGTTGCTCAGCTGCCGGTGCCCCAGGGGACGACATGAACAACACTCGTCAATGAAAGTTATATATTCTCTCTGATATCGGGATCATGCTAGTGGCTCGTGGCACAGTCTATGAGACATCCACTATAGTGCATGGTGTACAGTTAGTAGAAGATGAGGTCAAGGGCACAGTGGATAAAGTTTTCGTACAAATGAGTTTTTCACTGTGCAAGAGGCATCTAAGTCCTTCGTCGCCTAGCCTAGACATTTGGTTGGTGATGTATTTGACCTCCCGATAAATACTTCTGCTATATACttctgataacggttcaaaaaccgttatttttactcttaattttgatatcaaaaacacccttaatgacttaaaaacttgctttgactcatgtttttgctttacttttatgaataagagagttgaggttatacctgatgattttatcactaaattcccttgattttgtaggttattggaatgatttgaaagaagggttgaagtattaaggagttgcagtgtagaaaagtcaaccagaatgcagaaaagtcaaccaaacaaccagaaaagtccactagtcaaccagaatgctgaaaagtcaaccagagtgcagctTTTCAGAACCGCAGGTGGCGCTAAGCGCCAGTTTTCTCGCGAATGTTTCACTCTTTTGTGCTTGGGCGACACCACTAGGCGCCAttctgagtgtcgcacctaccatTAAGCAATATTGTAGCACTTAACGACGCCATttttggacctgttttctgttatctttatgatttattttgggCTTGGAcatgttttctgttatttttctaccctatttaaagacctagacgttttagggtttgtatcttttgatggcttaggcacagaaacatacttttcacccctttgggggcagatttggaggtggtgacaactctcctcttctctttctagggtttatatctctttcattccattgtacacctagctTTTTCATGACggtggagaactaatctcatttgttattggggaatatgtaacctctaaactctcttgtatttgaattgttctTGAAGATATATACTTTCCTTCATTATTTGTTAGgtcttttcttctctatactttatgcttgcattgtttaactcattcaatgtcatgatcattgattttatcgatatggacacatacagggaaatctagacatgagggaattctcttgattagcAATACAGGGAATTCTCTTTAAGCTTCTCTGCACTGAAATGCATACTAATTACTATGGAGACTaaacatagtaaactagtaattgggagtaggctctcttctcTGAGatatcgggtttagggtaatttagaaagttgcattaacattaatcaagaagatgaattcgtttatgcatgagagtgattaggtgaaatctaaaccttaacaacatattcatcttatattatcaacatcatccattcacctTTGTGTTTAgtctcaattgatcaaattgcatgcatatttacttttactgTTTTGCATTCGAAAACcacaaaatattgttcttatagttgGTTAAGGAAAAGCTCACCTGTTTAGTGTtgcgagtctcttgggaaaacgatacttggtcttaccacttattattacttgatacaatctggtacacttgccagtgttAACAACTTCACAACTTTAATATTTACTTCTTATTTACGTCATAACATGAccattttttcatgtaacaacaaACACATCAAGAAGGAAGTCCTACACTCAAGAATACTCATTTACCTGATGACGACCCTCTTGGTGCGTTAGACGAGCTTGCTAACATCATTTCAAATACGCCGATGATTGTACAATGGGATTCTACTACATTTGGAAGAGAAGCTCAAATTCCATTGTGCTTGCATCAGCAAGATGTTAGGGAGCTTACGTCGGggagagaagaaattaatattacacTCATTCAGTTGTGGATGATGTAAGTTTATGagaacttttttatataattcttttttatgaaGTTACTTATATCAAACTATTTCTtcatttcaggtatatgtttgaTGTCAGTAACAAGAAGGGGTTCAATGATGTATATGGGTTCATTAACCCCTCTATGActcatgaaagaaataaatttgatgatatccaAACATACATCACTACCTGCTTTACAATGGGGaagaagatatattttctccttATATACTTGGGTAAGTGaagtttgttaactttaaagtttcatttattaattttggtatATGACAATTAAGTTATTACCGATTTCAGGCCTCATTGGCAGTTTCTTGGGATCTCCATACCGAAGAACACTACTGTCTGGTTTTGTTCATTGCATAAGTCCCCTTCCAACCCTCTTAGACATGTAgtagattggtaagaacctcaatgtttcaactttctttattatataaatgtatgctaaagaattttttttaatagttcccTTAAAACACATATGATGTTGTCTGGGAGATCTACTGCTACAGCTAAAAAGTTTGCATGGGTTCCCATTAAGGTTTGGTATTTTACTCCATACTTTGTTACATTTTGTACCATTCCAATGATGTTActtaacatttataattatgatgatatattgtagtgtaatagaCAAACCGAGTCATATGAGTGTGGTTACTACATCATGTATTGGACGATGACCTTTATTCGTGCAAATTACACCAGTGGATGGCAAACGGTAatatttaggtttgaattttattttccctatagtttagatttcatatacactaattgaaatcattgtgtTTTATGCAAAGATTCAATATGATTACTCCAATTCCAGAGAAGTCACTTAAACTTGTGAGGAAAACATTGGctaaatatgtaattcaattatatataagtttatgCTTCTAACTTGTTTTATGCTTTTgtacattattattactttaactTTGTACATTGGATTGATTCATGCTTCAAAGTTAATTATGATTACATTGGATTGACTTATGCTTCtaagaagttgatttatgattacattgaatgtatttatgttttaatataatttttattcaaaatgtaTGCTTCTGGATTGTTCTGGCTGTAAAATTATATGCAGGTCTCTTTCTGCAATTGAGAATGTTGCAGAAACAGAcctgttcttaaaaaaaaaaagaaatagggGAATATGCCTCGGTTATTACcataaatgtgaaaaaaaaaaccctatgACATCGGTTCAACCCCAATCGAGGCATAAAGGTTGGCGAAagaagcaaaaaaataaaaataaaaaagactcTGCTGTCTCGGTTTAGGTCCCAAATGAGGCAGTAGAATTGGATATACTGCCTCAGTTTAGAGGGAGCCGAGGCATAAAGTcctagaaaaaaattaaaaaaaaacaaacctaCTTCGGTTTACTTTGAACCAAGGCAAAATCCTACACTTTTATGTCTCGGTTCTGAACAAAGACAAAAAGTCTACCCCTTTTTACCTCGCGTGGATATAGCTCGTTTCGGGAACCGTTGCCTATGGACAAAAATAACCATTATAGATAAATTtcactaattaataattatccacatataattatcaataattttttaccaCAAATAATTAGTAATGGATTTTAGCTATTGGTTTCTCCTCCTttccttcttatttttatacaaGCATTTATCAAgaaatttctaaaacaatttaatcattacaaattttctaaaaagattaaatcattaacgaattttaaaaaaaaaatattctaataaattttatcacaaaatgataaaattcaAAGTGAGAATTTTAATATCCAATTtaccaataaaatttattaatgagtttattattgaaaaatccattataaacaaaaatattcatcaaaaatactaattcaaaattaccgataaattttataaataaacacaTTATCGACATCAatatgttgaaaataaaaattataatttattaaaggatccaataaaatatatgttgataataaaaaaatctaaaatttataaataaaatatgttttactaataatttttttcatggatcaaatttcatctataattaaatttcttGGAGTAAAATAGCTATACGGAGGTAGCTACCCAATAAATCGGGTTAGCTATTATAATCTTTTGATTATATGATTTGAAAAAGAGAATTAACTTATTTTACGGAGGATTtgaggaaaagaaaatagatgaatttGAAGAAACATAAAGATGATAGTAATGTTGTTTGTTTCAAGAGACGAAGAGTTGAAAGggaagaaatttgaaaataaaatttataaacttatgatagataaaaaaaattaatagaaaaaattgattataatttgtCACTTCAAAACTATTaggaaataaaatgttattattattattatttattattattagtattgttataatatattattattattattatcaatattattattagtaatttataattattataattattaatattataataatagaaattattattagtttttgttagatatattattttatcttttatctttagttagttggttattatcatttattttgtattttggacttccttcatatttcttttattataaatagactaacctatgtatatatttaacataaggTAGATTAATCACATACAAAGTTTTCACTGTATTGAAAATGGCATCAAAGTCTCgttcttttgaggaaaaaaTTTTCAAAGCCTCTCCAACTACACTCGTTGCTGTTGGAATTGGCCTCATCTATTGCCATTGCCAACAATGCCACCGTCTATCGCGAACCATCATCGTTTATCTCTATCACCGTTGAAATTCTAGTTTTGACCAGTGATAACACAATTTTGATTGTCTCGTCTGGTCAccctaaatatttttcttgcaaCACATGTTTCTGAGTACCTCAATCTTACActcctaatttcaattttctacaatttatttttcacaattgTCCTTGTTGGCTGCCTTTATCCACTAACGTTTCCCGTGGGGAAGAATCTGTTTCTATGTGCTTTGATTGATAAATGAGACCTTTCTTTTGAAGAGTCAAATCTTCCACCTTGTCATCGGGTGGTCCTTTGTCGGGTGGTCTAATCCACTTCTTACAGTCTATTGTTGTCAGCCATTATAGGCCCTCATCTATTAGTGATGACaatttagtccctgaagtttttCGTTGTCTTTGGTCGTCATCCACTACTAATGGTtatctcctttgtcaaagtcatcttAGTTGAAGTTAAACAGTTGTCCACTCTTGTCCAATCTTATTCTCCATAGTTTTTAGGATTTCTCTCTTATGTCCGTCCATGGCTTCTTCCGTTGTTGCCTCTTCTGACCTCTATTCTATCACCAATGCGTTTGACCTgtccatatatattttttctctagtAGCAAAGATGACTTTTGTTAGTTTATCTATAACTGTGATGACTTTTCAACAACCTCCCAGACTTATTGCATAGGAAAGTCTTCTGGATTGGTATTTCGTCTTCTATGTTGTCCtcacaaatcattaacaatttggttTTACTTGAGTGCAGAAGCATATGTTTTTACTAAATCcttattgattatattagtaacaagcttggtacatacgatttcTATGCACCAGCTTGAGAGGAGTATTAGAGATatgatctttatattttatctttagttgatttattattattccttatttgtattttaggttTCGGGtccatattttttctatcataaatAGAGTACCATATGTGTATATTCTATCCaatgaatattaaaatcataGATAATTTTGACTATActaaacaagtttaattaaaagtaaatggCATGCATGCACATCTGCCACCATAGTATTTTATCACATAGTTAAAAATctgataaaagtaaataatatttgagtaaaataatctattaaattGTATCTATCTTTCCATTCTAATGGTTTACTTATTGGATAATGAGattcaatttttatctttacaaatgaatgacataattttatatttatttaacataagatataagaataaagtaattataaaaatataaacttttgtatttaaaaaaaaaatgataaaaaaggataataccaaatgaatataaaatatttaagtttttcaaaagaatatatatatatatatatatatatatatataaatatatataaataaaagtaattgtccttttcctttgttttcacgtaacaaatatatttaaataaggtATGGGAGTTGGTAGCCACATCCCATATAATTGTGATTTTATTCACTATCTATTATATTACACAGTAACTAAAACGTTAATTAGAATTTTATCTTGTGAAAAACGATGTGCAGAActaaacatatataaacatcttttatctccaaattcagATCAGAGGCCAAATAGAAACAATTAAAACACTCAAATGAAAGACATTTTGGGGAATGGAACATATTCCTCAATCTTCTTGGAAAGGAAACTATTTCCTATAATATAAATCAAGAACAAAAGCAAAGTTGCGAGTGCTAGACGTTAGAGGAGACTTAATACATAAGAAGCACGTAAGCAAATCCCAGAGACAACAAAGCGGTGATTGAAGGCACTCCCAAACACCCACCGTCGCCAGAGTCAACGTTAGCATACTGTTTCTTAGTGTTGTTCTTGTCAGAATTGGAGAGTTCTACCTTTCGTTCCTGCGATGGCAAAATGTAAGGGTACATAACAGAGTCATTCATGAAAGAGTGGTCAAATCCAAGCAAATGCCCTATCTGATGCATCGCTGCACTCTCCAAGTCCACAATTCCATCCTTCACCGACAAGTTGCCTTTCTCACTGGGCAGCGCCCAAATCAGGTCGCCGTTGAGAATTACCTCAGCTGTCTTCACGCTAGATGGAGGGTTCTCCCTTATCAAGCTCAAGCCAAACAAGTTGCCGAAAAGTACATCAGAGAGATTGTAGAATCCAACCTTAATGTCCGCGTCGTCGTAGGTTGTCTCCGTCAGGTTCAAAACCCCTGCGGCATTCTCCCACCGCTTGAATGCATTTTTGAACACTTTGGCGAAGCTCTGTTCGAATTCAGCCGGATGAAAACCGTACGTGAGGTTTGTCTTTTGGAACCACCGGTTATCGGCTTTGGGCCACGACACATTTTGGTGTAAGCTGTAGTCAAAATTCATGTCGGGGACAGCACATCGTGGTAGCGACATGAGTTTAAGGATGTCGGAGGTAACTGGGAGATTGAAAGATTCCATGAAGGTCTTGATGGCTGATAATGTTTGATGGTCGACAGTGTTGTTGAATGAGTCGGAGGATGGAAGGTAGCCAAAGTTAGAAAGGTATTTTTTGAGCGGAGCGAAGCCTTTCCTTTCCTTATTTAATGGCAGGTTTGGTAGTGTcgtattttttttgaaataccCCGAATCTATCAAATACCCCAAGAATTCATCCACAAAGTCCACGTATTTTTCCGCAGACTCCAATTTCCCGTTAAGCTTTTCTAGGTTTTTTCCTTTCACCTGATTTTTAATTTTCCCAAGAGCAGACTGGATATTAGACGGAAGAGACGACCCAATAGCAGCCTTGGCGAACTGAGATTGgtggagaaggagaaggaacaATAATAGGAAAGCAGAAAGGTAGGGTTTCatctttatcaatataaattctTGGTCGATTTGAGGAATAATATATAGAGGAAAACAGAGGGTTTCGAACTCCACTTGTTTTTATACAACAAGTGGTATGATATTGGGCAAAACGTTGCTGATCTCGAGAAGAACAAGGTTGCTAAGGCAGTATTGGTATGATTACAACAACTTGCTGATGACGAAGCAAATTGCTAAAGCCAACATGTGAAGAGTCGCTATCATGTCTCCAAACCTAAGCATCCATGTTTGATTCTATGGATTTGAAGAGAAGTCAATCATTTACGTTGACCTCAAGTCTTCGTCACCCTTTCAAATGATGAGAAAGGCTAAGAAAGACATATCAGCCATTGTGAATTTATAcgtctcattttattttgttgaaaatgcATTTTCGTTTTTATTCTAAGCTTTATTTTAAGATCATATGATAAGGTTACATAGGTTAATCTCTCcagtataaaagaaaaactaattaattttataagtttaagtAGACATATTgaattcaaatcaaaatcaaaagggttaaatatgattttagccCCTCAACTATCATGCGATTTTAGATTTagtctttcttttaaatatgaGTACATTTTGATCATTGTCCTTAaagaaactataatttttagtCCTCTAAAAGCAACGGCATTAAATTTGGTCTGAGATGGCTAACGATGTGCCACGTTTGATGCCACCTTTCATGATAACTGTGTGCCacgcttttatttttttatgaaacttAGAAGAGGGGCTTATCAATTAAGCAAAATTAGGGTTCTTTTTTCAGTCAAGCAAAATTAGGGTTCTTTAGTTTTATCTTCAATCAAGCAAAATTAGATTTACACgaaacaaaattagaaatcGTAAATGTGGGGTTATTCAAACTGAGATTAGGGTTCTTCTTTGCTGGTTTGCGATTTTCTCTATTTACTCGAGGAAGGAGAAAAAGCAAAAGCTTCAATTAGTTCGTTCATGGAGGTCGCGATTGGTTCTGTGCATGGAGGTTGAATAGTGAATAAAGAGACGCGAATTAAGATTTTTCTATGACGACGATTTAGGTTTGCTATGCAGGTGAAAATGGACATTGTTAGATTAAAGCTTATGACATAGGTTTAGTTTCCAATTACAGGAAGAACCTTCTGGAAATGTCCAACTTGGTTGGTGCTATCCACTAAGTGTGATGCCTTTCCAAAGAATGTGTACACACCAGTGGCAATCACAACGACTTTAATTCCTTCTTGTTTACAAGTTGATCCAGAGAACACTTATTGTCAGCTGATAGGACAATTATGTGTGTTTGACAGTAATACGAAAGTTAGGTGTGCTTTCTTAAACAAGATGTGCAACAGTTTCTAAATTATTGTATGTTACATTTTTGAAGTTTGTTTGATTCTAGAGACTCCTTTTTTGGGCTTAGGCCTATGTGACAATTATGTTTTGCAAACTCTGGTTCAATCCCAAAACTCTAATAtataatcttctattttatcTGATCAAACTCTTGAGTCTATGCTTGACTGAGAACAAACCTACATACGAGCATTGCCCCAGTCCATAACAATAATGGCTGAAAATAAGATGTCATAATATATGAGCATTGCCCCAGTCCATAACAATAATGGCTAAAAATAAGATGTCATAATACATCGCAAACTACTTTTCTTCCTGCTATCAGTTctctgaaaatatttttttcataatcagAAAAGGTGTTaatcatattaatcaatcagGTGTCggataaatgaataattaaaaattaaaggaaacttacttaaagaaaaaaaaatcctactAAGTCGAATGAGTGGCTTAAAACCGCAAAGTAGCAAAGACAATGATGCGAAGGATGTTGGTTGGTATCAGCCAGAGAGTATAACGCAGTAGAATAAAGTTaataagcggaaagcgtgttcggtcactttttaaataaaaatggtcagttttaaaaataaattttctaaaagaaaatttatcgaacggTTGATGTGCATATAATAGTAAAgtgtgtagggagtagaaaaatcagacaagtaatttttatactagttcgattcaaaagaatctacgtccagtcgttaatcactataaaaagtgataaacagtttcactaaaaaacagtttcacagattacaacaagactgaataaaatatgatgattaaaccttccttcgacgaacgaaccggaagatgaacactctgccaactcgaagagaactgctccgactatcgacacacgaaacacgagcttctcctattcatgagaccaggcaaagcaccttgccaactcgaagagaaccactccaactatcgacacacgaaacgcgagcttctcctattcacgagaccaagcaagggaactgaactagcttttgagaacttcctctgacaaacagtattctacaAAATCTTTCTGTTCAACAACGTTATTTCTGAAGTTCTCTAAGCATCCATATATAGGCAACTAGTCTGAATATGAAGAGTCATGTTAcaactgccagtaataatcgattattgtaagtgataatcgattattcaagtccgttataggtttTTCCAAATAACTTGGGCAATTTTCAAAACAGaccagtgataatcgattattttgagtgataatcgattattccatagcaacatagtttttcaaaaaaactcatgataatcgattattgctcctcataatcgattattctagaatAATAcctaaaatacaagttttacatatttaaaaacattcctaatacatttatattctacaaagtgcttctAAAAAGATTCTCTAATGACTTCTTTAggttaaacttcttgtagcatcatcaaaaccatttaCTTGAAGATTTACCAATgttcctcattggtaacaatctccccctttttgatgatcaaaaattcaatttttaaaagcagCTTTGGCTTTCCTGCAAAATATTCAAGCTACAGACAACAAGAAAGTTAGCAACACCTGTACCATTTTAAAGTATACTTCTCCCCCTAAAAAtatacttctcccccttttttattaTAAGCAAAAATCACTGTAAAAAGTTCCCCCTTAATATAATATCCCCctcaattaaaaaacatatgcattAAACATAagagattattttatttgaacatGAAAGATTACATAGTCATCATAAGGAGCAACATAAAAGGGCATAAagataaaacagaaaaaacaacaatCATACAAACAAAGAATCCTAACTCTAAAACTTAGGGTTGGGAGATCTCTCAGGTAGTTCAATGTTGAGATGAGTTTCAATATTTGTTAGGCgaacatcaatatcaagaaattgatcaaccacgTATTTGTCATGagcttgctgccactcataaatttcatcaaagtGAGTTTTCTATGCAAGACTCGTATCCTCTAATTGTTTAGATAGTCtagcaaaatgttcttccatGGTAAGTGAGGAGGATGAAGGCATGTTAGATGGACCAGCATCAGAAGGAGCAGCAACACTTACTGGTTCTACCATATGAGCATCcatgtcttcttcttcatcagctTCAGAATGATCATCATCTTTATGAATAATTGCATTTACTCGAGTAACAAATCCCATTTGGCAAAAGGTGGTTTCTCCAATCTCAGATCCAATAGCCTGAATT from the Vigna radiata var. radiata cultivar VC1973A unplaced genomic scaffold, Vradiata_ver6 scaffold_149, whole genome shotgun sequence genome contains:
- the LOC106780599 gene encoding metalloendoproteinase 1-like; translated protein: MKPYLSAFLLLFLLLLHQSQFAKAAIGSSLPSNIQSALGKIKNQVKGKNLEKLNGKLESAEKYVDFVDEFLGYLIDSGYFKKNTTLPNLPLNKERKGFAPLKKYLSNFGYLPSSDSFNNTVDHQTLSAIKTFMESFNLPVTSDILKLMSLPRCAVPDMNFDYSLHQNVSWPKADNRWFQKTNLTYGFHPAEFEQSFAKVFKNAFKRWENAAGVLNLTETTYDDADIKVGFYNLSDVLFGNLFGLSLIRENPPSSVKTAEVILNGDLIWALPSEKGNLSVKDGIVDLESAAMHQIGHLLGFDHSFMNDSVMYPYILPSQERKVELSNSDKNNTKKQYANVDSGDGGCLGVPSITALLSLGFAYVLLMY